The following are encoded together in the uncultured Sphaerochaeta sp. genome:
- a CDS encoding methionine ABC transporter ATP-binding protein: MQIKLHNLKRTYGDLHAVNGISLEIPSNTIYGIIGKSGAGKSTLVRLISLLERPDEGEVFFDDVRVDNLQKQSLIERRRRVGMIFQNFNLFSSRNAEQNIAYPLEITGTPKNEITTRVARLLSLVGLEGRGKAPISTLSGGQKQRVAIARALACDPDILFCDEATSALDPQTTHSILALLKEIQRKMSLTVVMITHQMEVVRDACDQVAVLNDGVVVEQGLVTDIFANPSSEVTKDFLSHLVGVDESAEEADKMVQWSKKSGAYTLRFRGGTTDQPILSKISRQLSVDFNIRAGGVQKVGDIEIGTMIVDISGDEDTRKKAIESLSQMGVVVEEEESV, translated from the coding sequence ATGCAAATAAAGTTACATAATCTGAAGCGAACGTATGGAGATTTGCATGCGGTCAATGGAATAAGCCTTGAAATCCCTTCAAATACCATTTATGGAATCATCGGAAAGAGTGGTGCAGGTAAATCCACATTGGTTCGCCTGATCAGTTTGCTGGAACGACCTGATGAAGGGGAAGTCTTCTTTGATGACGTGCGGGTCGACAATCTCCAGAAGCAATCACTTATAGAGCGAAGAAGAAGAGTTGGAATGATTTTCCAGAACTTTAATCTCTTTTCCAGTAGAAATGCTGAACAGAATATTGCGTACCCATTGGAGATAACAGGCACCCCGAAGAACGAGATAACAACCCGTGTTGCGAGATTGCTTTCTCTAGTTGGACTGGAAGGAAGGGGCAAAGCTCCGATCAGTACACTGAGTGGTGGACAAAAACAACGTGTGGCAATTGCCCGAGCGTTGGCTTGTGACCCAGACATTCTTTTCTGTGATGAAGCTACCAGTGCCCTCGATCCTCAAACTACCCATTCAATTCTCGCCTTGTTGAAGGAAATACAGAGGAAAATGAGCCTTACTGTTGTCATGATCACTCACCAAATGGAAGTTGTTCGTGATGCATGCGACCAAGTAGCTGTCTTGAATGATGGTGTGGTGGTTGAACAAGGATTAGTCACTGATATCTTCGCCAATCCCAGTAGTGAGGTTACCAAGGATTTCCTTTCTCACCTGGTGGGAGTGGATGAATCAGCAGAAGAAGCTGACAAGATGGTGCAATGGTCAAAGAAAAGTGGTGCTTATACCTTACGCTTTAGGGGTGGGACCACTGACCAACCGATTCTCAGTAAGATAAGTCGGCAACTCTCAGTGGATTTCAATATCAGGGCTGGTGGTGTACAAAAGGTCGGTGATATTGAGATTGGGACAATGATAGTAGATATCAGTGGTGATGAAGATACCCGAAAAAAAGCCATCGAATCGCTCTCTCAAATGGGTGTAGTCGTTGAAGAGGAGGAGAGTGTATGA
- a CDS encoding methionine ABC transporter permease, translating into MSKLWILVFGATMETLSMVFFSTLFSLILGLPLGILLSATSGEDQGGIIPHPVLNNVLGRIVNVLRSFPFIILMILLFPLSRLLIGTSIGTTATIVPLSIAAAPFVARVIETALKEVDPGVVQAARAMGSTNMQIVRKVLIPEALPSLVSGVTLTIINLIGYSAMAGAIGGGGLGDLAIRYGYQRFRGDIMVVAVVVILVLVEVIQVIGNKISAKLLARR; encoded by the coding sequence ATGAGTAAGCTTTGGATACTGGTTTTTGGAGCAACCATGGAAACGCTGAGCATGGTCTTCTTTTCAACACTTTTTTCCCTCATTCTTGGACTTCCTCTTGGAATTCTGCTTTCAGCCACCTCTGGTGAGGACCAAGGGGGTATTATCCCTCATCCTGTATTGAATAATGTGTTGGGAAGAATTGTGAATGTGCTTCGCTCTTTTCCCTTCATTATCCTTATGATTCTTCTATTTCCCTTATCGAGGTTGTTGATCGGTACCAGTATAGGTACCACCGCAACAATTGTTCCGCTGTCCATTGCAGCAGCGCCGTTTGTGGCTCGAGTAATCGAGACCGCACTGAAGGAGGTGGATCCGGGGGTCGTTCAGGCCGCCCGTGCTATGGGTTCCACAAATATGCAAATTGTCCGCAAGGTGTTGATACCTGAGGCCCTCCCCTCCTTGGTTAGCGGTGTTACCCTGACCATCATTAATCTCATCGGCTACTCGGCCATGGCTGGAGCAATTGGTGGGGGAGGATTGGGAGACCTGGCGATCAGGTACGGATACCAACGATTCCGAGGCGACATTATGGTAGTAGCCGTTGTCGTCATTCTGGTCCTCGTTGAGGTGATCCAGGTGATCGGAAACAAGATTAGTGCCAAGCTGCTAGCACGGCGTTGA